TTTGGGTGAGTCTTAAGTTGCTTATCACTAGAGCACTGACACTGTGAAGGGTAACCATGGCATACGCACGCTCCCAGTATAAACTTAGACGGAAGGGGGGCATTCGCCCCAAAGGCAACCCACACAAGCGGCTCCGTTCACCACGTTCACTAAATCATGTTGGTCAAGTACATGCACGGCGTCTGCTACCTTCAGAGGGTCCAATGTATCCATCAATTCTACTCCCAATGGCAAAAGGCCGCCCCCCTGCCGGTAGCACCTTCCCCACTACTTTTCAGAGCGACCCCCATGAAACAGCACACGTTTTGGGGATCTATCTCTTAGCGGGCGCCGCAGCTGCGTTTTTCTGGGGGGCAAAATAGCCGGCCGAAAGAGTCGGCCAAAACAGCCAAGCTGGGAAACTTCTCTAATCGGGATTACCGTTTTGTCCAGcgttcttttttttgtatatatatatatatatgtatatatatatatatactttttttcgatttatttttctccACCGTGCCTTATCTatgaaaacattttttttataactTGTATCCAAGTATTGTTGAATCTACAATCTTCTCTGTAGTTACACTTTCCAAACAGTTACATCTACACAGTATGGCAGTGCGTACGCTCTTCTCCACAAGGCATGTCTCACATGTCAAATATTCCAATGAGGACGTCGAAAGAAGAACAGCCAATGACCCCCTTGTTCTTCCTCAAAAGAGACTCTTGACCCCGCTCCTATTGGACAAACGGCCTCCCCCGATTCCTACAGAAGATGAACGGATCGAGTTCCCCTTCAGAAACACCAACTTGTTCTCAGAGACCTTCTTTACGTGGTGCTTGCCCCTAATGAGAACCGGATATCGGAGAACCGTTCAAAGTGAAGATCTATACAAAATTCCACGGGGGTCGACCTATGACGTTGAAAGAAGGACCCAGATATTTATGGACCATTTCAACAAGCTCAAGGATACTGTCGAAAGGGAGTTTATGCGGAAACATTCCATTGAAGATACGCCGACAAATAGAGAAGCTCTCCCATCTTTGGGGATCAAATATCCTCCATATCTTGTATTGCTGGCCTTATACAAGACATATGCATGGAATTATACCCTGGCAGTTGTTTGTAAAGGATTGGGAGATTTCACACTTGGAATGAACACCTTACAAATTAGGCATTTGATCGAATATGTCCATAACAAGGCCAATGGTATCCCACAATCGAAAAATGGATACGGCTTGGCAGTCGGTGTATCTTGTTTGGTGTTCTTCTTTGGTATTGTCATGGCACGTGCCTTCAACGACTCCTCCTTTGTAGGTGCCGAAATTAAGGGCGTCTTGACCAAAGTATTACTTGATAAATCTTTTAGATTGAGTAAAAAATCGAAGACTAACTTCCCCGCATCTACTATTACTGCATATTTGGGTAACGACTTGTCCAAAATAGACTTAGCCACCAATTTCTTTCCCTTCATTGTATGTCTCCCCATTGGTATCGGTATCACAGTCACCCTATTGGCTATAAATTTAGGTGGCGCCGCATTGTCCGGTATTGCTTGgttcattattattacagcttgtattttttattcAACCAAATTTCTCATGGGATGGAGAAAATCTGTTAATGTTCAAACAGATGCCCGTGTGAAACACATCAAAGAAGTTCTTAATAACGTTAAAATGATTAAATATTATGCTTGGGAAAAACCATTCACCAAAATCATCACTAGGCTACGTACtcaagaaatgaaaattatGCTAAAAgtccaatttttcagaaatTTGGTTAATGGTTTTGCGATTACGCTACCTTCAGTTTCAGCGTTAATTGGTTTTCTATCGATGTATGGCCAAAGGGGCGGTTTGGAAAGCTCTTCCAATTTGTTCTCCTCGGTTACCTTGTTCAATATATTGACTGGTCATGTGGCGTTGTTGCCTACTGCTCTAACTTCAGCAAGTGATGCCTGGATCGCTTTCACTCGTGTTCAGGTATTCTTATTGGCAGCGGAGGAGAAACCAGATGACTTGTATAATAAACATGGGTTTAATCCAGAAAACCCTGCCATTCACATTAATAATGCCTCGTTTGATTGGCTTTCAGAAGCAAATTCTATTGAAACAGCCAGTGATGATGGAGCAGATATATCCACGTCGGATGAATCTACCAAGGAAAAAGATGAACATTCTGTGAATGATTTACATCATATCAATCTAAACATCAAACATGGAGAATTTGTTGTTATCACTGGCTCCATTGGCTCCGGCAAATCCTCTCTTCTAGCTGCCATAAATGGCGATATGACTCGTCTCACCGGCTCTGTCGATATTTCCGGTGATATTGTTTTGTGTGCAAACCCTTGGATCCAGAACGCAACTGTCCGTGACAACATCACCTTCGGACTCGACTATGACAAGAAGGTTTACCAGGCGGTTGTCGAATGCTGTGCTTTGCCCAGTGACTTTGAGATCCTCCCGGCCGGTGATATGACGGAAATTGGTGAACGGGGGGTCAATCTCTCTGGTGGCCAGAAAGCCAGAATCAACCTGGCCAGAGCAGTCTACCGGGCGTACACCATGTCCGAGTATAACATCATTATGTTTGACGATGTCTTGAGCGCCGTCGACGCCAAGGTTGGTAAGCATATTATGCGTGAATGCATCTTGGGGTTGCTATCCGGGAAGACCAGAATCTTGGCAACCCATCAGTTGTCTCTGATTGGTGAAGCCGATAGGATCATATACATGAACGGCGATGGAACCATTGACGTGGGGACTGAAACTGAGTTAGCTGGCCGAAACCGCAGTTTCAAGACGCTAATGGAGTTTCAAATGGAGGGAACAGAGCATAAAGAGGAGGAAGTGGTGGATGAGGACGATGAAGACGCTGACGTTCATGAAGAGGAGGTGGAGTTAATCAGAAAACAGACAACCAAGATTGATCACGATAAGGGGAGAACAATTCAAGCCgaaacaatgaaaaacaacGGAATCCCCCTGAGTATTTTAACTACATATTTTAGATCTGGATCCGGTAAATTGGGAATAAAGATTGTTTTACCTAACTTAATTTTAGCTATTATCTTCACGGCATTTTGTATGctatttcaaaatgtttGGCTTTCATTCTGGTCTTCCAGAAGATTTGAGAGACATGATAAGTTCTACATCGGTATATATGTGTTTGTTACGATCATGTTCGTTGTATGCTCCATTTGGCAATTCTCTACTATAATATACGTTACAAATAGATCATCAAACTTACTTAATATCAAGGCAATTAACAATATCATGCATGCGCCAATGGCGTTCTTTGATACCACCCCAATGGGTAGAATCGTTAATAGATTTACAAAGGATACAGATGTCTTGGATAATGAAATTGCAGATCAGGCAAGAATGACGTGTTTTGGATTCGGAAATATGGGTGGCATTATTATCATGtgttgtatttttttacCGTGGTTTGCCATCGCTGTTCCTATCCTTGCTGTATATGTGGTGTGCATCTTCAACTATTACCAGTCAACCGCAAGAGAAGTCAAAAGATTAGAAGGCATAAAAAGATCCCTTGTCTTTTCGACTTTTGATGAGACTTTACAAGGGATGGATACAATTAAACTATATTCATCAAGTAAAAGATTTATTAACAAAAATACAGATTTGATCAACAGTATGAATGAAGCTTA
The Pichia kudriavzevii chromosome 2, complete sequence DNA segment above includes these coding regions:
- a CDS encoding uncharacterized protein (PKUD0B08590; Pfam Domains: ABC_tran(1.4e-62)|ABC_membrane(9.3e-45)), which produces MAVRTLFSTRHVSHVKYSNEDVERRTANDPLVLPQKRLLTPLLLDKRPPPIPTEDERIEFPFRNTNLFSETFFTWCLPLMRTGYRRTVQSEDLYKIPRGSTYDVERRTQIFMDHFNKLKDTVEREFMRKHSIEDTPTNREALPSLGIKYPPYLVLLALYKTYAWNYTLAVVCKGLGDFTLGMNTLQIRHLIEYVHNKANGIPQSKNGYGLAVGVSCLVFFFGIVMARAFNDSSFVGAEIKGVLTKVLLDKSFRLSKKSKTNFPASTITAYLGNDLSKIDLATNFFPFIVCLPIGIGITVTLLAINLGGAALSGIAWFIIITACIFYSTKFLMGWRKSVNVQTDARVKHIKEVLNNVKMIKYYAWEKPFTKIITRLRTQEMKIMLKVQFFRNLVNGFAITLPSVSALIGFLSMYGQRGGLESSSNLFSSVTLFNILTGHVALLPTALTSASDAWIAFTRVQVFLLAAEEKPDDLYNKHGFNPENPAIHINNASFDWLSEANSIETASDDGADISTSDESTKEKDEHSVNDLHHINLNIKHGEFVVITGSIGSGKSSLLAAINGDMTRLTGSVDISGDIVLCANPWIQNATVRDNITFGLDYDKKVYQAVVECCALPSDFEILPAGDMTEIGERGVNLSGGQKARINLARAVYRAYTMSEYNIIMFDDVLSAVDAKVGKHIMRECILGLLSGKTRILATHQLSLIGEADRIIYMNGDGTIDVGTETELAGRNRSFKTLMEFQMEGTEHKEEEVVDEDDEDADVHEEEVELIRKQTTKIDHDKGRTIQAETMKNNGIPLSILTTYFRSGSGKLGIKIVLPNLILAIIFTAFCMLFQNVWLSFWSSRRFERHDKFYIGIYVFVTIMFVVCSIWQFSTIIYVTNRSSNLLNIKAINNIMHAPMAFFDTTPMGRIVNRFTKDTDVLDNEIADQARMTCFGFGNMGGIIIMCCIFLPWFAIAVPILAVYVVCIFNYYQSTAREVKRLEGIKRSLVFSTFDETLQGMDTIKLYSSSKRFINKNTDLINSMNEAYFYTVGIQRWLAMALHGVSASVNLIVGLLAVSRVYPISAASSGLLVSYIVQLSMQLISFTKSLGQLEQYMSSVERVCEYVTEIPQEAPYENEAEDAKIPPNWPVGGHIIFKDVSLKYRPELPFVLKNMDLDIRPGERIGICGRTGAGKSTIMTALYRLSEIETGQMYIDGIDISKIGLFQLRSHLAIIPQDPVLFRGDIRRNLDPFGETDDNVLREALALASGSFDNDKFALDTFVEDDGSNFSLGERQVIALCRALIRKSKILILDEATSSVDYETDARIQSTIATGFQGCTILCIAHRLRTILNYDRILVMDKGECAEFDTPRALWEQNGIFRSMCDKSGIEEGDL